Proteins co-encoded in one Yamadazyma tenuis chromosome 1, complete sequence genomic window:
- the RRT5 gene encoding Regulator of rDNA transcription protein 5 (EggNog:ENOG503P38E; COG:A) has product MSTDNIVQIKNVDYYGTEEELTAFLSEFKLKKVIILNYTVAYRTDKRRPLGVAIVEFVDADEAKKAVKLIHGIKFRGRTISAKLHVPFVPKPRRRMTVKKDGEQKEEEKSVEVDQADDRLTQTSREPTYGPPEVSTDTVYIVKIKADSTDNQIREFFQDYSPQEVFVFTERAKKRGLFSRNHKSALVSLKTEKLLEEVIGSLKGKALNGKKVELKAAFMPKVRKVKAADQKRKEALAEKSVEGEEPEPEAPEESLEVPAGGSVSVGTREVEGEQGVSSGTTVVETSATITEATAVESDETVSGEGCGTSVGPVGASVGEATVATTTFTATA; this is encoded by the exons ATGTCTACCGATAATATCGTCCAGATCAAGAATGTCGACTACTATGGCACCGAAGAGGAGCTTACCGCTTTTTTAAGCGAGTTTAAATT AAAAAAGGTGATTATTCTAAACTACACCGTTGCTTATCGTACCGATAAGAGACGGCCCTTGGGAGTCGCCATTGTCGAGTTTGTCGATGCCGACGAGGCTAAGAAAGCAGTTAAATTGATTCATGGAATCAAATTTAGAGGCCGTACTATCTCGGCCAAGTTACATGTTCCATTTGTCCCCAAGCCACGGAGACGGATGACTGTCAAGAAGGACGGAGAacaaaaggaagaagagaagtcTGTCgaagttgatcaagctGACGACCGTTTGACTCAAACTTCCCGGGAACCCACCTATGGACCACCAGAGGTGAGTACTGATACGGTCTATATTGTCAAGATCAAAGCTGACTCGACCGATAACCAGATTAGAGAGTTTTTCCAGGACTACTCTCCCCAGGAGGTATTTGTGTTCACCGAACGGGCCAAAAAAAGAGGTTTATTTTCCAGAAACCACAAGAGTGCGTTGGTTAGTTTGAAGACcgagaagttgttggaagaggTCATTGGGTCCTTGAAGGGCAAGGCATTAAATGGGAAGAAAGTTGAGTTGAAGGCAGCGTTCATGCCCAAGGTTAGAAAGGTCAAGGCGGCAGACCAGAAGCGAAAGGAGGCATTGGCCGAGAAGCTGGTCGAGGGTGaagagccagagccagaagCGCCAGAAGAATCCTTGGAAGTTCCAGCCGGTGGGAGCGTAAGCGTTGGAACCAgggaagttgaaggagagCAAGGGGTGTCTTCAGGCACCACTGTGGTTGAGACCTCAGCGACCATCACTGAGGCCACTGCCGTTGAGTCTGATGAGACCGTTTCTGGTGAAGGTTGTGGTACTAGCGTTGGTCCCGTTGGTGCTAGCGTGGGCGAAGCAACGGTTgcaaccaccaccttcaccGCCACCGCCTAG
- the syj1 gene encoding Inositol-1,4,5-trisphosphate 5-phosphatase 1 (COG:U; EggNog:ENOG503NVRN), whose product MKVLYKESPRTIVLYSETCSLSFHQVQFKRAHESVVAMEFMDNSQLKGNGFRPLIKREVSGCLGFINVDNQVFIAVITGAIPEVAHPVDYESVDKIYSVDFISLTKDTWDFATLDSNGMPISNNANGMADTDGRYQVEDDYSGSYAPEPHPCTELKKLLSNGSFYYSNDFDLTSLLQNRGINRDSLSKTRPHRSADFKMNLSHYSEEYMWNKFMMEGLIKYRSTLDPNIQAILDENKFLTTVIRGFAKTVKLNSRGDSITIISKQSWKRAGTRFNARGIDDDGNVANFVETEFIYNHLSRSSISSFIQIRGSVPAFWEQDSTLINPKITITRSAEATQPIFNAHFENVCSKYGVCHIVNLLSKSKPPEIAISNRYKQLYTQSDRRDELSYTEFDFHHETKQSGGFGGASKILPMLNNSLEQFGWFSYDAEQGETITRQDGVFRINCLDCLDRTNLIEQVICQNVLEHIMNNESSGSSRERYENSDILSKYNSLWADNGDAISQIYTGTNALKSSFSRSGKMNFAGALSDVTKSVSRMYQNTFVDSKKQSTMDLLLGYDSKNSMPVMIYDPVNDYVQEKLKLKEQTFTSYKNIMIFTGTLNVNATLPNPRFDLTSWLFPTENAGLPIPDIYAIGIQELIELNAGSILNADTSRPTKWAQLIEEQLNSQNEQYLLLRTESIASMTILLFVKKSQVQNVTHVSGSSKKTGLGGMTANKGACAVRFDFGATSFSFITSHLAAGVNAIYERHNDYSTIMSGLTFVRNMNIIDHDHIIWFGDLNFRINLTNEHVRERVAQGQYDELLDNDQLINEMNSSSGAFKGFTEAPITFNPTYKFDKGTSNYDTSEKQRVPSWTDRILTRSHRDAPPLSQLNYNSLMNIEISDHKPVYATFKSSVKFIDEAKKLNLTKQIYEAYKSEHPGSSDDSLSEPNGSDTSYNPNFMSDTLSELNLLDDFDSPPPTPRRPPTVNSSVSRRVPPPPSSRRTTESDRTGSINTSALPRRLPPIPTDIQLTDVSGSAGSSKVAPSPVPTPPPARKTAIPIGFSSTPLVPSRSNSATPKVSPIATPTATDQVTNATSGTTFPVKPSKPSSLSGTKIHTVADNENKATSPPPPPPRDVKSLSDWKPLVPQ is encoded by the coding sequence ATGAAAGTATTGTACAAGGAATCGCCTCGTACCATTGTGTTGTACTCGGAAACTTGCAGCTTGCTGTTTCATCAGGTGCAGTTCAAGCGGGCCCACgagctggtggtggccatgGAATTCATGGACAACTCTCAACTTAAAGGCAATGGATTTAGGCCTTTGATTAAGAGAGAGGTGTCAGGGTGTTTAGGGTTTATAAATGTCGATAACCAAGTATTCATCGCTGTTATAACCGGCGCCATCCCCGAGGTGGCCCACCCCGTGGACTACGAGTCGGTTGACAAAATCTATTCGGTGGACTTTATTTCGTTGACCAAAGACACCTGGGATTTTGCTACTTTAGACTCCAATGGGATGcccatttccaacaacgCCAACGGCATGGCCGACACCGATGGACGGTACCAAGTAGAGGACGACTATAGTGGCAGTTACGCCCCAGAGCCTCATCCTTGTActgagttgaagaagttgcttTCGAACGGTTCTTTCTACTACTCTAACGACTTTGACTTGACGTCGCTACTCCAAAACAGAGGTATCAACCGTGACAGCTTGTCCAAGACCCGTCCACACAGAAGTGCCgacttcaagatgaatCTACTGCATTATCTGGAGGAATACATGTGGAACAAGTTCATGATGGAAGGCCTAATCAAGTATAGGAGCACTTTGGACCCCAACATCCAGGCTATTTTGGATGagaacaagttcttgacgACGGTGATTCGTGGTTTTGCAAAGACCGTCAAGCTCAACTCTCGAGGTGactccatcaccatcatctcTAAACAGTCTTGGAAGCGAGCCGGCACCCGATTCAACGCCAGAGGTATCGACGATGACGGGAATGTGGCCAACTTTGTGGAAACTGAGTTTATCTACAACCACTTGTCACGAAGCTCCATTTCTTCGTTCATACAGATCAGAGGCTCGGTTCCTGCGTTTTGGGAACAAGACTCCACCTTGATCAACcccaaaatcaccatcaccagaTCGGCCGAAGCCACCCAGCCCATCTTCAATGCCCACTTTGAAAACGTGTGCTCCAAGTACGGAGTGTGTCATATTGTTAACTTGTTATCCAAGTCAAAGCCTCCAGAAATAGCTATTCTGAACAGATACAAGCAATTGTACACCCAATCCGATAGAAGGGACGAATTGTCTTACACCGAGTTTGACTTCCACCACGAAACAAAGCAAAGTGGAGGATTTGGAGGTGcctccaagatcttgcCCATGTTAAACAACTCTTTAGAACAGTTTGGTTGGTTTTCCTATGATGCTGAACAAGGCGAAACTATAACTAGACAAGACGGGGTGTTCAGGATTAATTGTTTGGACTGCTTGGATAGGACTAATTTGATAGAGCAAGTGATTTGCCAGAATGTCTTGGAACATATTATGAACAATGAATCGTCTGGAAGCTCTAGGGAAAGATACGAAAACTCGGATATTCTATCGAAGTACAACTCTCTTTGGGCTGATAACGGTGATGCAATTTCTCAGATATATACTGGTACTAATGCCTTAAAGTCGTCATTCTCGAGATCAGGAAAAATGAACTTTGCTGGAGCATTGTCAGATGTCACCAAATCAGTTTCCAGAATGTACCAAAACACTTTTGTGGACAGCAAAAAACAATCCACCATGGACCTTTTGTTGGGATACGATTCAAAGAACTCTATGCCTGTCATGATTTATGATCCTGTGAACGATTATGTCcaagaaaagttgaagctCAAAGAGCAAACTTTCACCAGCTACAAGAACATTATGATCTTCACGGGAACTCTTAACGTCAATGCTACGTTACCCAATCCTAGATTCGATTTAACATCCTGGTTATTTCCAACCGAGAATGCTGGTCTTCCTATTCCAGATATTTATGCTATTGGAATCCAGGAGTTGATCGAATTGAATGCTGGGTCTATCTTGAATGCGGATACTTCACGCCCCACTAAATGGGCACAATTAATCGAAGAGCAATTGAACTCCCAAAACGAACAGTACTTGTTATTGAGAACAGAGTCTATTGCCTCTATGACTATCCTCCTTTTTGTGAAAAAaagccaagttcaaaatgtAACCCATGTTTCTGGATCCTCTAAGAAGACTGGTTTGGGAGGTATGACTGCCAACAAGGGAGCTTGTGCCGTGAGATTCGATTTTGGTGCTACTTCGTTCTCATTCATCACTTCCCATTTGGCAGCAGGAGTGAATGCTATCTACGAAAGACACAACGACTATTCAACTATCATGTCTGGTTTGACTTTTGTCAGAAATATGAACATTATTGACCATGACCATATTATTTGGTTCGGGGATTTGAACTTCAGAATCAATTTGACGAATGAGCACGTCAGAGAACGAGTTGCACAAGGACAATATGATGAATTATTGGACAACGATCAGTTGATAAACGAAATGAACTCTAGCAGTGGAGCATTCAAAGGATTCACGGAAGCACCTATCACCTTTAATCCCACCTACAAGTTCGATAAAGGAACCTCCAATTACGATACCTCCGAGAAGCAGAGAGTGCCTTCGTGGACAGACAGAATTTTAACAAGAAGTCACAGAGATGCGCCACCTTTGTCTCAGTTGAACTATAATTCATTGATGAACATCGAAATCAGCGACCATAAGCCTGTTTATGCCACCTTTAAAAGTAgtgtcaagttcattgatgaagctAAGAAATTGAATTTAACGAAGCAGATCTATGAGGCTTATAAAAGTGAACATCCCGGCTCATCTGATGACTCATTGTCTGAGCCCAATGGTTCTGATACTTCTTACAACCCGAATTTCATGTCCGATACGTTAAGCGAGTTGAACCTAttggatgattttgattCACCTCCACCTACTCCTCGAAGGCCTCCGACTGTTAACAGCTCTGTATCAAGAAGAGTGCCTCCTCCACCAAGTAGTAGAAGAACAACAGAACTGGATAGAACCGGGCTGATCAATACTTCTGCCTTACCTAGAAGGCTCCCCCCTATACCTACAGACATCCAACTCACAGATGTTTCAGGAAGTGCTGGAAGCTCAAAAGTGGCCCCTTCGCCAGTGCCTACACCACCTCCTGCTAGAAAAACAGCCATTCCGATTGGTTTCTCGTCAACTCCCTTGGTTCCTAGCAGGTCTAATTCTGCTACTCCTAAGGTTTCACCTATTGCTACACCCACAGCGACAGACCAAGTCACAAATGCGACCTCCGGAACCACTTTTCCTGTTAAGCCATCCAAGCCCTCGTCCTTGTCAGGCACCAAAATCCATACAGTTGCAGACAACGAGAACAAGGCCACATCTCCTCCCCCTCCTCCTCCAAGGGACGTTAAGTCCTTGTCCGACTGGAAACCTTTGGTTCCCCAGTAG
- a CDS encoding NAD(P)-binding protein (EggNog:ENOG503P3BH; COG:Q) has protein sequence MSTYLITGVNRGIGLALFKQVAAKSENTVIVTVRDETKAEQIKKLGYKNVHVIVIDMIASLDEFEAAFKNLPELAPNGFDVVIHNAGVCSEGSMSAFADHKFTEFQRTWEINFLGSVKFFRSVLPTLDLNTKPAKVVAISTVASTISQMVYASNSYGASKAALNYITKEIALERKERGDIVVPIHPGVVATDMTAELAKYMTAEDVAKYNFISAEGSAAKIWELVDKLTLEDSGKFWSYDGSEIPY, from the coding sequence ATGTCTACTTATCTTATCACTGGTGTCAACCGTGGAATTGGCTTGGCTCTCTTTAAACAAGTGGCTGCTAAATCAGAAAACACTGTTATTGTTACAGTCAGAGACGAAACTAAGGCcgaacaaatcaaaaagttgggCTACAAGAACGTCCATGTGATTGTCATTGACATGATAGCGTCTTTAGATGAGTTCGAAGCTGCATTCAAGAACCTTCCAGAATTGGCCCCCAATGGTTTCGACGTGGTGATCCACAATGCTGGTGTATGTTCCGAAGGTTCAATGAGCGCATTTGCTGACCACAAATTCACCGAATtccaaagaacttgggaaatcaacttcttgggatCCGTCAAGTTCTTTAGAAGTGTCCTTCCAACTTTGGATCTTAACACTAAGCCGGCAAAAGTGGTTGCAATTTCAACCGTCGCCAGTACTATCTCCCAGATGGTATATGCTTCTAACAGTTACGGAGCTAGTAAGGCAGCTCTCAACTATATTACCAAGGAGATTGCCCTCGAGAGAAAGGAAAGAGGTGATATTGTTGTACCTATCCACCCTGGAGTAGTTGCAACCGATATGACTGCCGAACTTGCAAAATATATGACTGCTGAAGATGTAGCCAAGTATAACTTTATTTCAGCCGAAGGAAGTGCTGCTAAAATCTGGGAACTCGTTGACAAGTTGACATTGGAAGACTCAGGCAAGTTCTGGTCGTACGATGGATCTGAGATTCCTTATTAG
- the RPL2_1 gene encoding 60S ribosomal protein uL2 (EggNog:ENOG503NU8K; COG:J), translating into MGRVIRNQRKGAGSIFTAHTKGRKGAAKLRTLDYAERHGYIRGVVKQIIHDPGRGAPLAKVAFRDPYKYKLREETFIANEGVYTGQFIYAGKKASLNVGNILPLGSMPEGTIVSNVEEKVGDRGALGRTSGNYVIIIGHNADEGKTRVKLPSGAKKVLNSDARGVIGVVAGGGRIDKPLLKAGRAFHKYKVKRNSWPKTRGVAMNPVDHPHGGGNHQHIGKASTISRGAVPGQKAGLIAARRTGLLRGSQKTQD; encoded by the coding sequence ATGGGTAGAGTTATTCGtaatcaaagaaaaggtgCTGGTTCGATCTTTACCGCCCACACCAAGGGTAGAAAAGGTGCCGCTAAATTGAGAACCTTGGACTATGCTGAACGTCACGGATACATTCGTGGTGTCGTCAAGCAAATCATCCACGACCCCGGTAGAGGTGCTCCATTAGCTAAGGTGGCCTTCAGAGATCCTTacaagtacaagttgagagaagaaACCTTCATTGCCAACGAAGGTGTCTACACTGGACAATTTATCTACGCCGGTAAGAAGGCCTCTTTAAATGTTGGTAACATTTTACCTTTAGGTTCTATGCCCGAAGGTACCATTGTTTCTAATGTCGAAGAAAAGGTTGGAGACAGAGGTGCTTTAGGTAGAACTTCTGGTAACTACGTTATCATTATCGGACACAATGCAGATGAAGGTAAGACCAGAGTCAAGTTACCATCTGGTGCtaaaaaggtgttgaactcCGATGCCAGAGGTGttattggtgttgttgctggaggaggaagaatCGACAAGCCATTGTTGAAGGCTGGTAGAGCtttccacaaatacaagGTCAAGAGAAACTCGTGGCCAAAGACCAGAGGTGTGGCCATGAACCCAGTTGATCACCCTCACGGTGGTGGTAACCATCAACATATTGGTAAGGCTTCTACTATTTCTAGAGGTGCTGTTCCAGGTCAAAAGGCTGGTTTGATTGCTGCCAGAAGAACCGGTTTGTTACGTGGTTCTCAAAAGACTCAAGATTAA
- a CDS encoding NAD(P)-binding protein (EggNog:ENOG503P3BH; COG:Q) — translation MSTYLITGANRGIGLALFKQVAAKSENTVIVTVRDETKAEQIKKLGYNNVHVIVIDMVDSPEAFKAAFKNLPELAPNGFDVVIHNAGVSSKVTLGKLVDHEFSEFQRVWEVNFLGAVKFFRSIIPTLDLHTKPVKALAISSLAGTISQMIFAGNSYGASKAALNYLIKELSLERKERGDIFVPINPGVVETDMTADMTAEIKEAYGFITAEECAAKLWELADKLTLEDSGKFLSYDGSELAY, via the coding sequence ATGTCTACTTATCTTATCACTGGTGCCAACCGTGGAATTGGCTTGGCTCTCTTTAAACAAGTGGCTGCTAAATCAGAAAACACTGTTATTGTTACAGTCAGAGACGAAACTAAGGCcgaacaaatcaaaaagttgggCTACAACAATGTCCACGTGATTGTTATCGACATGGTAGACTCACCAGAAGCGTTCAAGGCTGCATTCAAGAACCTTCCAGAATTGGCCCCCAATGGTTTCGATGTCGTGATCCACAACGCTGGTGTTTCCTCCAAAGTAACTTTGGGTAAGCTTGTGGACCACGAATTCAGTGAGTTCCAGAGAGTTTGGGAAGTTAACTTCTTGGGGGCTGTCAAGTTCTTTAGAAGTATTATTCCAACGTTGGATCTTCACACCAAGCCCGTTAAAGCGCTCGCTATTTCTTCCTTAGCCGGTACTATCTCCCAGATGATATTTGCTGGCAACAGTTACGGTGCTAGTAAGGCGGCTCTTAACTACCTCATAAAGGAGCTTTCCCTTGAGAGAAAGGAAAGAGGTGATATCTTCGTACCCATAAACCCTGGAGTGGTTGAAACAGATATGACTGCAGATATGACTGCTGAAATAAAGGAAGCATATGGTTTTATTACGGCGGAAGAATGTGCTGCTAAGCTCTGGGAACTTGCCGACAAGTTGACATTGGAAGACTCAGGTAAGTTCTTGTCGTACGATGGATCTGAGCTTGCCTATTAG
- a CDS encoding NAD(P)-binding protein (EggNog:ENOG503P3BH; COG:Q) — protein MSTYLITGANRGIGLALFKQVAAKSENTVIVTVRDETKAEQIKKLGYKNVHVIVIDIGDTLEAFEAAFKSLPELAPNGFDAVIHNAGVLSEGTMSKFGDHKLSEFQRVWDINFLGAVKFLRSILPILDLNNKPVKVLTVSSSGGTISEMVFACNSYGASKAALNYITKEIALERKERGDIFVPIHPGVVDTDMTTELKGKYHLISAEESAAKVWELVDKLTLEDSGKFWSYDGSELPY, from the coding sequence ATGTCTACTTATCTTATCACTGGTGCCAACCGTGGAATTGGCTTGGCTCTCTTTAAACAAGTGGCTGCTAAATCAGAAAACACTGTTATTGTTACAGTCAGAGACGAAACTAAGGCcgaacaaatcaaaaagttgggCTACAAGAACGTCCATGTGATTGTCATCGACATTGGGGACACTTTAGAGGCATTTGAAGCTGCATTCAAAAGTCTTCCAGAATTGGCCCCCAATGGTTTCGATGCGGTAATCCACAATGCTGGTGTACTTTCCGAAGGCACAATGAGTAAGTTTGGGGACCATAAACTCAGTGAATTTCAGAGGGTTTGGgacatcaacttcttgggagccgtcaagttcttgagaagTATTCTCCCAATCTTGGACCTTAACAATAAGCCAGTCAAAGTACTTACTGTTTCTTCCTCTGGCGGAACTATTTCGGAGATGGTATTTGCTTGCAACAGTTACGGTGCTAGTAAGGCAGCTCTCAACTATATTACCAAGGAAATTGCCCTCGAGAGAAAGGAAAGAGGTGATATCTTCGTACCTATCCACCCTGGAGTCGTTGATACAGATATGACTACTGAATTAAAAGGCAAGTATCACCTTATTTCAGCCGAAGAAAGTGCTGCTAAAGTCTGGGAACTCGTTGACAAGTTGACATTGGAAGACTCAGGCAAGTTCTGGTCGTACGATGGATCTGAGCTTCCTTATTAA
- a CDS encoding uncharacterized protein (COG:U; EggNog:ENOG503NU95) codes for MSDTSYFDTREEVDGVRVTWNSLPRTKLQHERNVTPMAAMYTPLNNKHGDPIPSSHQIVNCRQCQSFIHPYVNRNEETWVCTYCGFSNRLVVDEAGNFPVGLAASTVEYHTSKFNNLPPIFIYVVDTCFETEDRDAYESLKQSLVVSLSLLPENSLVGLVSFGKNVAIHNLSSANAMCHSFNGAKEYTLEQFRQSLGLLDTSLKRNHHPDELFGSIGKQFLQPVNLVEYQLTNVIETLTTNTFPRAERKERPYRATGCAINVASLLLTSLLGTYGSNGGQLLCFIGGACTYGPGAIVGNQLKEPLRSHHDIETSRQSTLAKNMKLPQQSTNFTVDYSLVLKAKTFYKTITQYLVKLGVSCSYFIGSYDQVGLYEMDEVCRKTGGVVIMSDSFNTSIFKQSFLKFFRKEPDSEYLEFGLNATLEVKVELDLKVEGLIGNAVGLPLNQKNGALVSQKPIKGEGNTNCWKLCHVDPQSTFAIFFEKLDTRYNANSTTIQFITHYQHSSGEFIIRVTTFPIAIIHDSDAGRLELGFDQYAAAACLARDYTYRLETENVSHADVVKDIDKISVDFCTRFAQYHKGTVSSFMLSNRYSFLPHVVYHLRRSPFINVFNNSPDETSFIRHVLMHEDTNNILIMVQPTLLSYDIDTFGSVDENGVANTDPQPVLLDSMSLSKSKILLLDTFFHILIYHGGQVAEWRKLGYHNQEGYEHFKEFLEAPKKEAMEILMDRFPLPRFIDCDEGGSQARFLMAKLNPSSSYSSNPNIFYGNQLDVLTDDLSMQSFMDHIQRIVTAK; via the coding sequence ATGTCTGACACGTCGTACTTCGATACCCGTGAAGAGGTGGACGGTGTGCGTGTGACATGGAACTCTCTACCCCGGACCAAGCTCCAGCACGAGCGCAACGTCACCCCCATGGCCGCCATGTATACTCCCTTGAACAATAAACATGGAGATCCCATACCTTCTTCTCACCAAATCGTCAATTGTCGACAATGCCAGAGCTTCATTCACCCGTACGTGAACCGCAACGAAGAGACGTGGGTGTGCACGTACTGTGGCTTCAGCAACCGGCTCGTGGTGGACGAGGCCGGCAATTTCCCGGTGGGATTGGCTGCTAGCACGGTGGAGTATCATACCAGTAAGTTCAATAACCTCCCGCCCATCTTCATCTACGTGGTGGACACGTGCTTCGAGACCGAGGACCGGGACGCGTATGAATCGTTGAAACAGAGCTTGGTGGTGTCGTTGAGCCTCTTGCCGGAAAACTCGTTGGTAGGATTGGTTTCATTTGGAAAGAACGTCGCCATTCATAACCTCTCATCGGCCAATGCCATGTGTCACAGCTTCAATGGGGCCAAGGAATATACGCTTGAGCAGTTCCGCCAGTCGTTGGGCCTTTTGGATACGTCGTTGAAGAGAAACCACCATCCGGATGAGTTGTTTGGTAGTATTGGCAAGCAGTTTCTCCAGCCGGTAAATTTGGTGGAGTATCAGCTCACGAATGTGATTGAAACATTGACCACAAACACGTTCCCGCGAGCAGAGCGGAAAGAGAGACCATACCGGGCCACCGGCTGTGCTATTAACGTGGCgagtttgttgttgacgtCGTTATTGGGCACGTATGGCTCCAACGGTGGCCAGCTATTGTGCTTTATTGGAGGAGCTTGTACGTACGGACCGGGAGCGATCGTGGGCAACCAGCTCAAGGAGCCGTTGAGGTCCCACCACGATATAGAGACGTCTCGTCAGTCGACGTTGGCCAAAAACATGAAGTTGCCCCAACAGTCCACCAATTTCACCGTCGATTATtcgttggtgttgaaggcTAAAACCTTCTATAAAACCATCACTCAAtatttggtgaagttgggAGTGAGCTGTAGCTATTTCATCGGCAGCTACGACCAGGTAGGTTTGTACGAGATGGACGAGGTGTGCCGAAAGACAGGAGGAGTGGTGATCATGCTGGACTCCTTCAATACCTCTATATTCAAGCAgagtttcttgaaatttttcCGAAAAGAGCCCGACTCcgagtacttggagtttggGTTGAATGCTACGTTGGAGGTGAAGGTGGAGCTTGACCTCAAGGTTGAAGGGTTAATTGGCAACGCTGTGGGTTTGCCgttgaaccagaagaaTGGGGCATTAGTGTCACAGAAGCCTATCAAAGGTGAGGGTAACACCAACTGCTGGAAGTTGTGCCATGTCGACCCCCAGTCCACCTTTGCCATTTTctttgagaagttggacACCCGTTACAACGCCAACTCAACCACAATCCAGTTCATCACCCATTATCAGCATCTGTCAGGAGAGTTCATTATTCGCGTTACTACGTTTCCCATTGCAATTATCCACGATAGTGATGCTGGCCGCTTGGAGTTGGGTTTCGACCAGTACGCGGCAGCTGCCTGCTTGGCCCGAGACTATACGTATCGGTTGGAGACCGAGAACGTTAGTCATGCGGATGTGGTAAAGGATATTGATAAAATCTCGGTCGATTTTTGTACGCGGTTTGCCCAGTATCACAAGGGAACCGTTTCATCATTTATGCTTTCCAACAGGTACTCATTCTTGCCGCATGTGGTGTACCACTTACGAAGGTCACCGTTCATCAACGTGTTTAACAATTCCCCCGACGAAACCAGTTTCATCCGCCATGTGTTGATGCATGAAGATACTAACAATATATTGATAATGGTACAGCCCACATTATTATCGTATGATATCGACACATTTGGATCGGTGGATGAGAATGGTGTGGCTAACACTGATCCCCAGCCGGTACTCTTGGACTCGATGTCGTTGAGCAAATCCAAGATCCTTCTTCTCGATACTTTTTTCCACATCTTGATATACCATGGTGGGCAGGTGGCCGAGTGGAGAAAATTAGGCTACCACAACCAAGAGGGCTACGAACACTTTAAGGAGTTTTTGGAAGCCCCCAAGAAAGAGGCAATGGAAATCTTGATGGACCGGTTCCCGTTGCCACGGTTCATTGACTGTGACGAAGGAGGGTCGCAGGCCCGGTTCTtgatggccaagttgaacccCAGCTCCAGCTACTCTTCGAATCCCAACATCTTTTATGGAAACCAGCTAGACGTGTTGACCGACGACTTATCGATGCAGCTGTTTATGGATCATATTCAACGAATTGTCACCGCCAAGTAA
- the YAF9 gene encoding NuA4 histone H4 acetyltransferase complex and the SWR1 complex subunit (BUSCO:EOG09262UTQ; EggNog:ENOG503P3G2; COG:K), which produces MSQNRRIKNVSISVPILYGNNAVKLADEKRTALTPPDHTHEWTVFLKPVLDDIDLTPLIKRVTFKLHETYDNPVRSIEHPPYQVTETGWGEFEIIIKIHFHTGSELGINEKNFQIFHGLKLHPFNPKIPPKENGEINSVLYDELVFQEPTESTFEILTRKPANYLPQKISDEDKKDQEFCRQDEQDELARLDAQIYRIKHEIENQRNRYKELEQEKIALLQ; this is translated from the coding sequence ATGAGCCAAAACAGAAGAATAAAGAATGTATCGATATCGGTGCCCATCTTGTACGGCAACAATGCCGTCAAGTTGGCGGATGAAAAGAGAACTGCCCTCACGCCCCCTGACCACACGCACGAGTGGACCGTGTTCTTAAAACCAGTGTTAGATGACATAGACCTCACACCTTTGATCAAGCGAGTCACCTTCAAACTACATGAAACCTATGACAATCCTGTGCGGTCAATCGAGCACCCGCCCTACCAGGTCACCGAGACTGGCTGGGGAGAGTTTGagatcatcatcaagatcCATTTCCACACTGGCAGCGAGTTGGGCATCAATGAGAAGAACTTTCAAATTTTCCACGGATTAAAGTTACACCCTTTCAATCCCAAAATCCCCCCCAAAGAAAACGGAGAAATCAACTCGGTGCTATAtgacgagttggtgttCCAGGAGCCGACCGAGTCGACATTTGAGATCTTGACCCGCAAACCGGCAAACTACTTACCACAAAAGATATCTGATGAAGACAAGAAGGACCAGGAGTTTTGCCGGCAAGACGAACAGGATGAGTTGGCCCGGTTAGACGCCCAGATCTACCGAATCAAGCACGAAATCGAAAACCAGAGAAATCGGTACAAGGAGTTGGAGCAAGAAAAAATCGCTCTATTACAGTAG